The Streptomyces sp. NBC_01439 genome contains the following window.
CCGGACACCCTGGTCAGCCGCCGGGAACTGGCCGGAGGGCTGGGCAGGCTGGGCCGCTGGGACGAGGCGCTGCCCATCTACCGGGACCTCTCCGGCATCCGCGAGCGGTCCCTCGGCGACGAACATCCCGACACGGTCCTGGCCCACGCCGACGAGGCCCACTGTCTGGAGCGGCTCGGCCAGGTGTGCTACCAAGAGCCATGACGACCTTCGGGCGGGACGTGTACGACGACGTGATCGTGGGCGGTGGGCACAACGGCCTGGTGGCCGCCGCGTACCTGGCGCGGGCGGGCCGCTCGGTGCTGGTCCTGGAGCGGCTCGGCAACACGGGCGGGGCGGCGATCTCCAGCCGCCCCTTCGTGGGCGTCGACGCCAGGCTCTCGCGCTACTCGTACCTCGTCTCCCTGCTCCCGTCGAAGATCGTGCGCGACCTGGACCTGCGGTTCGAGGTACGCCGCCGCACGATCTCCTCGTACACGCCCACCGAGCGGGGCGGGCGCCCCGGCGGACTGCTCGTCGGCGGCGGAGAACAGCGCACCCGGGAGTCCTTCGCGCGGCTGACCGGCTCGGACCGGGAGTACGAGAGCTGGCGCGCCTTCTACGGCACCACCGGGCGGGTCGCCGAGAAGGTGTTCCCGACCCTGACCGAGCCCCTGCCCACGCGGGCGGAGCTGCGCGCCCGGATCGACGACGAGGCCGCCTGGCGGATGCTCTTCGAGGAGCCCCTCGGGCAGGCCGTGGAGCGGAACTTCGCCGACGACCTGGTCCGCGGGGTGGTCCTGACGGACGGGTTGATCGGCACCTTCGCGGACGCGCACGACCCCTCCCTCGCGCAGAACCGCTGCTTCCTCTACCACGTCATCGGCGGCGGGACCGGTGACTGGGACGTGCCCGTGGGCGGCATGGGCGCGCTGACGGACGCCCTCGCGGCGGCGGCCCGGGCGGCCGGCGCCGAGATCGCGACCGGCCACGAGGTGCTGCGGATCGACACGGACGGGGTCGCCCCGGCCGAGGTGGTGTTCCGCACGGCGACCGGGGAGGGCCGGGTCGTCGGCCGCACGGTCCTGGTGAACGCCTCGCCGCGGGCCCTGGCCGAACTCCTCGGCGAAGCCCCGCCGGAGGGCGCGGCGCCGGCCCCCGAGGGCGCCCAGCTCAAGGTCAACATGCTGCTGCGCCGACTGCCCCGGCTGCGGGACACCTCGGTCGACCCGGGCGAGGCCTTCGGCGGCACCTTCCACATCGCCGAGGGCTATGCCGAGCTGGCCCGGGCCTACGCGGAGGCCGCCTCCGGCGAACTGCCCTCCGTACCGCCCTCGGAGATCTACTGCCACTCCCTGACCGACCCGACGATCCTCGGCCCGGAACTGGTGGAGCAGGGCTACCAGACCCTCACCCTCTTCGGCCTGCACGCTCCGGCCCGGCTGTTCGAGCACGACAACCAGCAGGCCCGCGAGGTCCTGCTGACGGCCACCCTCGCGCAGCTCGATGCGCACCTGGCCGAACCGCTCACCGACTGCCTCGCCTTCGACGCGGACGGACGCCCGTGCATCGAGGCGAAGACCCCGCAGGACCTGGAGCGCGAACTGCGGCTGCCCGGCGGCCACATCTTCCACCGGGACCTGTCCTGGCCCTACGCCGATCCGGGCGGCCGGTGGGGCGTGGAGACCGCGCACCGCAACGTCCTGCTGTGCGGGGCGGGCGCGGTCCG
Protein-coding sequences here:
- a CDS encoding phytoene desaturase family protein, which encodes MTTFGRDVYDDVIVGGGHNGLVAAAYLARAGRSVLVLERLGNTGGAAISSRPFVGVDARLSRYSYLVSLLPSKIVRDLDLRFEVRRRTISSYTPTERGGRPGGLLVGGGEQRTRESFARLTGSDREYESWRAFYGTTGRVAEKVFPTLTEPLPTRAELRARIDDEAAWRMLFEEPLGQAVERNFADDLVRGVVLTDGLIGTFADAHDPSLAQNRCFLYHVIGGGTGDWDVPVGGMGALTDALAAAARAAGAEIATGHEVLRIDTDGVAPAEVVFRTATGEGRVVGRTVLVNASPRALAELLGEAPPEGAAPAPEGAQLKVNMLLRRLPRLRDTSVDPGEAFGGTFHIAEGYAELARAYAEAASGELPSVPPSEIYCHSLTDPTILGPELVEQGYQTLTLFGLHAPARLFEHDNQQAREVLLTATLAQLDAHLAEPLTDCLAFDADGRPCIEAKTPQDLERELRLPGGHIFHRDLSWPYADPGGRWGVETAHRNVLLCGAGAVRGGGVSGVPGHNAAMAVLGH